In Halopseudomonas nanhaiensis, a single window of DNA contains:
- the apaG gene encoding Co2+/Mg2+ efflux protein ApaG: MTASSTYTVAISVQTRFLREQSDPEANRFAFAYTISIRNDGSVATQLLDRQWTIHDGNNKIQQVEGPGVVGEQPVIEPGATHTYSSGCLLETPVGTMQGSYGMRAADGHEYRVPVPLFRLAKPNALN; this comes from the coding sequence ATGACCGCATCGAGCACCTATACTGTCGCTATCAGCGTGCAGACTCGTTTCCTGCGCGAGCAGTCCGACCCCGAAGCCAACCGCTTCGCCTTTGCCTATACCATCAGTATCCGAAACGATGGGTCGGTCGCCACACAGCTGCTGGATCGGCAGTGGACGATTCATGACGGCAACAACAAGATTCAGCAGGTGGAAGGGCCCGGCGTCGTCGGCGAGCAGCCGGTCATCGAACCCGGCGCAACCCACACCTACAGCAGCGGCTGCCTGCTCGAAACACCGGTCGGCACCATGCAGGGCAGCTACGGCATGCGCGCGGCAGACGGTCACGAGTACCGGGTACCGGTGCCTCTCTTTCGATTGGCCAAGCCCAACGCTCTGAACTGA
- the glpE gene encoding thiosulfate sulfurtransferase GlpE — MSDFKRIDPDTAAALMQRGATVVDIRDPQSFDAGHIVTARRLDNDSLPGFVASAERQTPLVVCCYHGNSSQPAAAYLASLGFAEVYSLDGGFELWRQAYPTQISRNDS, encoded by the coding sequence ATGAGTGACTTCAAACGCATCGACCCCGACACTGCTGCCGCCCTTATGCAGCGAGGCGCCACGGTGGTGGACATCCGCGATCCGCAGAGTTTCGACGCGGGCCACATCGTGACAGCCCGGAGGCTGGATAACGACAGCCTGCCCGGCTTCGTCGCCAGCGCCGAACGTCAGACGCCGCTGGTGGTGTGCTGTTATCACGGCAACTCCAGTCAGCCTGCCGCTGCGTATCTGGCCAGCCTTGGCTTTGCTGAAGTGTACAGCCTGGATGGCGGCTTCGAGCTCTGGCGACAGGCTTATCCTACGCAAATCTCGCGTAACGACTCCTGA
- a CDS encoding PrkA family serine protein kinase, which produces MSIFSHFQNRFETTRQEEYSLQEYLELCKSDPTTYASAAERLLMAIGEPEVIDTSLDPRLSRIFSNKVIKRYPAFADFHGMEDAIEHIVSYFRHAAQGLEEKKQILYLLGPVGGGKSSLAEKLKALMQQIPFYAIKDSPVFESPLGLFNATEDGAILEEDYGIPRRYVNSIMSPWAVKRLHEFNGDISKFRVVKLYPSILQQIAIAKTEPGDENNQDISALVGKVDIRKLEDFPQNDPDAYSYSGALCRANQGLMEFVEMFKAPIKVLHPLLTATQEGNYNSTEGMGAIPFNGVLLAHSNESEWHTFRNNKNNEAFIDRIYIVKVPYCLRVSDEIQIYQKLLTNSSLAHAHCAPDTLKMLAQFTVLSRLKEPENSNVYSKMRIYDGENLKDTDPKAKSIQEYRDSAGVDEGMNGLSTRFAFKILSKVFNYDHSEVAANPVHLLYVLEQQIEQEQFPNEVSERYLRYLKEYLAPRYVDFIGKEIQTAYLESYSEYGQNIFDRYVMYADFWIQDQEYRDPDTGEILNRAALNEELEKIEKPAGISNPKDFRNEIVNFVLRARAQNNGKNPSWLSYEKLRVVIEKKMFSNTEDLLPVISFNAKASKEDQKKHGDFVTRMVERGYTEKQVRLLSEWYLRVRKAQ; this is translated from the coding sequence ATGAGCATATTCAGCCATTTCCAGAACCGCTTCGAGACTACCCGGCAGGAAGAATATTCCCTGCAGGAGTATCTGGAGCTCTGCAAATCCGACCCAACGACATACGCCTCTGCCGCAGAGCGCCTGCTGATGGCGATCGGCGAACCAGAGGTTATCGACACCTCGCTCGACCCTCGGCTCTCGCGCATTTTTTCCAACAAGGTCATCAAACGCTACCCGGCCTTTGCCGACTTCCATGGCATGGAGGATGCGATAGAGCACATCGTGTCGTATTTCCGCCATGCTGCGCAGGGCCTGGAGGAAAAGAAACAGATTCTCTATCTGCTCGGACCGGTCGGTGGCGGCAAGTCGTCGCTGGCCGAGAAGCTCAAGGCGCTCATGCAGCAGATCCCCTTTTATGCGATCAAGGACTCCCCGGTCTTCGAGTCTCCGCTTGGGCTGTTCAACGCCACCGAAGATGGCGCCATTCTGGAGGAGGACTACGGCATTCCGCGGCGCTACGTGAACAGCATCATGTCGCCCTGGGCGGTCAAGCGGCTGCACGAGTTCAACGGCGACATCAGCAAGTTCCGGGTGGTCAAGCTCTACCCGTCCATCCTCCAGCAGATCGCGATCGCCAAGACCGAGCCTGGTGATGAGAACAACCAGGATATCTCCGCCCTGGTCGGCAAGGTGGATATCCGCAAGCTCGAAGACTTTCCGCAGAACGATCCGGATGCCTACAGTTATTCCGGTGCGCTGTGCCGCGCCAACCAGGGCCTGATGGAATTCGTCGAGATGTTCAAGGCGCCGATCAAGGTGCTGCATCCGCTGCTGACAGCTACCCAGGAGGGCAATTACAACAGCACCGAGGGCATGGGCGCGATCCCGTTCAACGGCGTATTGCTGGCTCACTCCAACGAGTCGGAGTGGCACACCTTCCGCAACAACAAGAACAACGAAGCCTTCATCGACCGTATCTACATCGTCAAGGTGCCGTACTGCCTGCGCGTGAGCGACGAGATCCAGATCTATCAGAAGCTGCTCACCAACAGCTCCCTGGCGCACGCTCACTGCGCGCCGGACACGCTGAAAATGCTCGCCCAGTTCACCGTCCTGTCGCGCCTGAAGGAGCCGGAGAACTCCAATGTCTACTCGAAGATGCGCATCTACGACGGCGAGAACCTCAAGGACACCGACCCCAAGGCCAAGTCAATTCAGGAATACCGGGATTCGGCTGGGGTCGACGAGGGCATGAATGGCCTGTCGACCCGCTTTGCCTTCAAGATCCTGTCGAAGGTGTTCAACTACGACCACAGCGAAGTCGCCGCCAACCCGGTGCACCTGCTCTACGTACTCGAGCAGCAGATCGAACAGGAGCAGTTCCCCAATGAGGTGAGCGAGCGCTATCTGCGTTATCTGAAGGAATATCTCGCGCCGCGCTATGTCGACTTCATCGGCAAGGAGATTCAGACCGCGTACCTGGAGTCCTACAGCGAGTACGGGCAGAACATCTTCGATCGCTACGTGATGTACGCAGACTTCTGGATCCAGGATCAGGAGTACCGCGACCCGGATACCGGCGAGATTCTCAATCGCGCAGCGCTCAACGAGGAACTGGAGAAGATCGAAAAACCAGCCGGCATCAGCAACCCCAAGGACTTCCGCAACGAGATCGTCAACTTCGTGCTCCGCGCCCGTGCGCAGAACAACGGCAAGAACCCGAGCTGGCTTTCCTACGAGAAGCTGCGCGTGGTGATCGAGAAGAAGATGTTCTCCAATACCGAGGATCTGCTCCCGGTCATCAGTTTCAACGCCAAGGCCTCGAAGGAGGATCAAAAGAAACACGGCGACTTCGTCACCCGGATGGTCGAGCGCGGCTATACCGAAAAACAGGTCCGCCTGCTTTCGGAATGGTATCTGCGCGTACGCAAGGCGCAGTAA
- the pdxA gene encoding 4-hydroxythreonine-4-phosphate dehydrogenase PdxA yields the protein MAASVIALTAGEPAGIGPELCLMLAAQPCRHRRVVIADPDLLAERAELLGIDVQLQQYDPSRPASAQAAGVLEVLPVHLARPSKPGVLDTANAAYVLETLREAGAGCLAKRFAAVVTAPVHKGIINDAGVAFSGHTEFFAELTGTAQVVMMLACPGLRVALATTHLPLRAVPDAITPALLERVIRITHADLKARFGLSSPRILVCGLNPHAGEGGHLGREEIDVIIPVIERLRGEGLQLQGPLPADTLFTPRHLDHADAVLAMYHDQGLPVLKHKGFGAAVNITLGLPIIRTSVDHGTALDLAGTGRADPGSLQVALDTAIDMIEAGGAA from the coding sequence GTGGCTGCTTCGGTAATCGCCCTGACTGCCGGCGAGCCTGCCGGCATCGGGCCGGAACTCTGTTTGATGCTGGCGGCGCAACCCTGCCGTCACCGCCGAGTGGTGATTGCCGATCCCGACCTGCTCGCCGAACGCGCCGAGCTGCTCGGAATCGATGTCCAGCTGCAACAGTACGACCCGTCCCGGCCTGCATCGGCGCAAGCGGCAGGCGTTCTCGAGGTCTTGCCAGTGCATCTGGCCCGACCCAGCAAACCGGGCGTGCTGGATACCGCCAATGCCGCCTACGTGCTGGAGACCCTCCGCGAAGCCGGCGCCGGCTGCCTGGCTAAACGCTTCGCCGCGGTGGTGACTGCGCCGGTTCACAAGGGCATCATCAACGACGCCGGGGTAGCCTTTTCGGGGCATACCGAATTCTTCGCCGAGCTCACCGGCACCGCACAGGTGGTGATGATGCTGGCGTGTCCCGGCTTGCGCGTGGCGCTGGCCACAACCCACCTGCCGCTGCGCGCGGTGCCTGATGCGATTACCCCCGCCCTCCTTGAGCGGGTCATACGCATTACCCATGCCGACCTGAAGGCCCGTTTCGGCCTGAGTTCACCGCGCATTCTGGTGTGCGGGCTGAATCCGCATGCAGGCGAAGGCGGTCATCTGGGGCGAGAGGAGATCGACGTCATCATTCCGGTAATAGAGCGTCTGCGCGGCGAAGGCCTGCAATTGCAGGGGCCGCTCCCCGCCGACACCCTGTTCACCCCGCGCCACCTCGACCACGCCGATGCGGTCCTGGCGATGTATCACGATCAGGGTCTTCCGGTTCTCAAGCACAAGGGCTTCGGCGCGGCCGTGAACATCACCCTGGGCTTGCCGATCATCCGCACGTCGGTGGACCACGGCACCGCGCTGGACCTTGCAGGCACCGGCCGCGCCGATCCCGGCAGTCTGCAGGTAGCGCTGGACACTGCCATCGACATGATCGAAGCCGGAGGTGCTGCTTGA
- a CDS encoding peptidylprolyl isomerase, giving the protein MRFKLHTTLVGLCAGLFFSTLAQAQVQQLDRVAAIVENDVVMMSQVESRMAEVRQQLSARGEAVPADSLLREQVLDRLVLESIQLQMAERAGLQIDEASLNQTMEQLAQRNNVTLPQFRAALERDGISYNEAREQIRREMLINRVRQRRVAERIQVTDQEVRNFLSSEVGQYQTSADYRLAMIVLPLAENADSAQAQRRAEQAQAIYQELQSGADFKGVASRRSASDSSLESGELGWRKAAQLPGPFAEAVDRLDVGGVTQPLRSPAGFHIMQLLERRGGDNQMVTEFSVRHILIKPSEIRSESEAAQLAQRLYQRIENGESFATLARSFSEDPGSALNGGSLNWVTPDTMVPEFRDVMTTIPEGQVSRPFQTQFGWHILQVEGQREVDMTDDMRKQQATNLLQNRKYEQELQTWLLEIRDEAYVEKKI; this is encoded by the coding sequence ATGCGTTTTAAGCTTCACACAACACTCGTCGGCCTCTGCGCCGGCCTGTTCTTCAGCACCCTCGCCCAGGCGCAGGTGCAACAGCTCGATCGCGTTGCCGCGATCGTCGAAAACGACGTCGTCATGATGAGTCAGGTCGAGTCGAGGATGGCCGAGGTCCGCCAGCAGCTCAGCGCACGGGGCGAAGCGGTGCCCGCGGACTCGCTGTTGCGCGAGCAGGTTCTCGATCGACTGGTGCTGGAAAGCATTCAGCTGCAGATGGCCGAGCGTGCCGGCCTGCAGATCGACGAGGCCAGCCTCAACCAGACCATGGAACAGCTCGCGCAGCGCAATAACGTGACCCTGCCGCAGTTTCGCGCCGCGCTCGAGCGCGACGGCATCAGCTATAACGAAGCCCGTGAGCAGATTCGTCGCGAGATGCTGATCAACCGGGTACGCCAGCGCCGAGTGGCCGAGCGCATTCAGGTGACCGATCAGGAAGTACGCAACTTTCTCAGCTCGGAAGTCGGCCAGTATCAGACGTCTGCTGATTACCGACTGGCCATGATCGTGCTGCCGCTGGCGGAAAACGCCGACTCGGCGCAAGCTCAGCGCCGTGCCGAGCAGGCTCAGGCCATCTATCAGGAACTGCAGAGCGGCGCCGACTTCAAAGGCGTGGCCAGTCGCCGCTCGGCCTCCGACAGCTCTCTGGAAAGTGGCGAACTGGGCTGGCGCAAGGCCGCACAGTTGCCTGGGCCGTTCGCCGAGGCAGTCGACCGGCTGGACGTGGGTGGCGTCACGCAGCCACTGCGTTCCCCGGCTGGCTTTCACATCATGCAGCTGCTTGAACGCCGTGGTGGTGATAACCAGATGGTCACCGAATTCAGCGTGCGCCATATTCTGATCAAGCCCAGCGAAATCCGCAGCGAATCAGAGGCTGCTCAGCTTGCCCAGCGCCTCTACCAGCGTATAGAGAACGGCGAGTCGTTTGCCACGCTGGCACGTTCGTTTTCCGAAGACCCCGGCTCGGCATTGAACGGCGGCTCGCTGAACTGGGTAACCCCGGATACCATGGTCCCCGAGTTCCGCGATGTGATGACCACCATCCCCGAAGGCCAGGTGTCGCGCCCGTTTCAGACGCAATTCGGCTGGCACATCCTTCAGGTGGAAGGCCAGCGCGAGGTCGACATGACCGATGACATGCGCAAGCAGCAGGCGACCAACCTGCTACAGAACCGCAAGTACGAACAGGAACTGCAGACCTGGCTGCTGGAAATTCGCGACGAAGCCTACGTCGAGAAAAAGATCTAG
- a CDS encoding YeaH/YhbH family protein, whose protein sequence is MSYVIDRRLNGKNKSTVNRQRFLRRYKAHIKKAVEEAVGRRSITDIEHGEQISIPGRDIDEPIFHHGQGGRQTRVHPGNREFTTGDQIERPQGGGGGQGGQQASDSGEGIDEFVFQITQEEFLDFMFEDLALPNLVKRHITGTDTFKPVRAGISAQGNPSRINIVRSMRSAHARRIALTGGSRSRLRAAIQELELLRQNQPDNLTDIRTLEEEIEQLRRRIDRIPFLDTFDLRYNLITKQPNPSSKAVMFCLMDVSGSMTQATKDLAKRFYILLYMFLRRNYERIEVVFIRHHTSAKEVDEEEFFYSRETGGTIVSSALRLTQEIVEARYSPNEWNIYCAQASDGDNWNDDSPICRELLIRQLMPAMQYYCYVEITPREHQALWYEYEQVAEHYPESFAQQQIVDAGDIYPVFRKLFQKRMAT, encoded by the coding sequence ATGAGTTACGTGATTGATCGTCGCCTCAATGGCAAGAACAAGAGCACGGTGAATCGGCAGCGATTCCTCCGGCGTTACAAGGCGCATATCAAGAAGGCGGTCGAGGAGGCGGTTGGACGTCGCTCGATTACCGATATAGAGCACGGCGAGCAGATCAGCATCCCCGGCCGGGATATCGATGAACCGATTTTCCACCATGGTCAGGGCGGCCGGCAGACCCGCGTGCATCCGGGCAATCGTGAATTCACCACCGGCGATCAGATCGAACGCCCGCAGGGCGGGGGCGGTGGCCAGGGCGGTCAGCAAGCGAGCGACAGCGGCGAAGGCATCGACGAGTTCGTATTCCAGATAACCCAGGAAGAGTTTCTCGACTTCATGTTCGAGGACCTGGCCCTGCCCAATCTGGTCAAGCGCCATATCACCGGTACCGACACCTTCAAACCGGTTCGTGCGGGTATCAGCGCACAGGGCAATCCGTCGCGAATCAATATCGTGCGCTCGATGCGTTCGGCGCACGCCCGGCGCATCGCGCTGACCGGCGGCAGCCGCTCGCGTCTGCGCGCGGCCATTCAGGAGCTGGAGCTGTTGCGCCAGAACCAGCCTGACAACCTGACCGACATCCGTACCCTCGAAGAAGAGATCGAGCAGCTTCGGCGCCGCATCGATCGCATCCCGTTTCTGGATACCTTTGATCTGCGCTACAACCTGATCACCAAGCAGCCCAACCCCAGCTCCAAGGCGGTGATGTTCTGTCTCATGGATGTATCCGGATCGATGACCCAGGCCACCAAGGATCTGGCCAAGCGTTTCTACATCCTGCTGTACATGTTCCTGCGGCGGAACTACGAGCGCATCGAGGTCGTATTCATCCGCCACCACACCAGCGCCAAGGAAGTGGATGAGGAGGAGTTCTTCTACTCGCGCGAAACCGGTGGAACCATCGTATCCAGCGCCCTGCGTCTCACGCAGGAAATTGTCGAGGCACGGTATTCGCCCAACGAATGGAATATCTACTGCGCGCAGGCATCGGACGGGGACAACTGGAACGATGACTCACCGATCTGTCGCGAGTTGCTGATACGCCAGCTGATGCCGGCCATGCAGTACTACTGTTATGTGGAGATCACCCCGCGCGAGCATCAGGCGCTCTGGTACGAGTACGAACAGGTCGCCGAGCACTACCCGGAAAGTTTTGCCCAGCAACAGATCGTCGACGCCGGTGACATCTACCCGGTGTTTCGCAAGCTGTTCCAGAAGAGGATGGCCACATGA
- the rsmA gene encoding 16S rRNA (adenine(1518)-N(6)/adenine(1519)-N(6))-dimethyltransferase RsmA: protein MSQFAPHRARKRFGQNFLHDAGVINRIHRAIAPREGQHVVEIGPGQGAITEGLLASGARLDVVELDHDLHPILLSRFGHLRNFALHKGDALKFDFASLADGQRLRIVGNLPYNISTPLMFHLLDQAHCVEDMHFMLQKEVVQRLAAGPGSSHYGRLGIMVQYHCQVEHLFDVGPGAFSPAPKVDSAIVRLTPHATLPFPADEPEMLERVVREAFNQRRKTLRNTLKPLLDADGIAAEGLDPMLRPEQVDLAGFVRLANRLARQAPPDGGPA from the coding sequence TTGAGCCAGTTCGCTCCACACCGGGCGCGCAAGCGATTCGGCCAGAACTTTCTGCACGACGCCGGCGTAATCAATCGCATCCATCGGGCAATCGCACCACGCGAAGGCCAGCATGTCGTCGAAATCGGTCCGGGTCAGGGCGCGATCACCGAGGGGCTGCTGGCCAGCGGAGCGCGGTTGGATGTGGTGGAGCTGGATCACGACCTGCACCCGATTCTGCTGTCGCGATTCGGTCATCTGCGCAACTTCGCGCTGCACAAGGGCGATGCACTGAAGTTCGACTTTGCCAGCCTCGCCGACGGGCAGCGGCTGCGGATTGTCGGCAATCTGCCGTACAACATATCGACCCCGCTGATGTTTCATCTTCTCGACCAGGCTCACTGCGTCGAAGACATGCATTTCATGCTGCAGAAGGAGGTGGTTCAACGCCTCGCTGCCGGGCCGGGGAGCTCTCACTACGGCCGGCTGGGAATCATGGTTCAGTATCATTGTCAGGTTGAACATCTGTTCGACGTCGGCCCGGGGGCCTTCAGTCCGGCACCCAAAGTCGACTCGGCGATCGTGCGGCTGACGCCTCATGCCACGCTGCCCTTCCCGGCGGACGAGCCGGAGATGCTTGAGCGCGTGGTCAGGGAAGCGTTCAACCAGCGACGCAAGACCCTGCGCAATACGCTCAAGCCATTGCTGGACGCCGACGGCATCGCCGCGGAGGGTCTCGATCCGATGCTGCGTCCCGAACAGGTTGATCTGGCCGGCTTCGTCCGCCTCGCCAACCGCCTGGCACGCCAGGCTCCACCCGACGGAGGCCCAGCATGA
- a CDS encoding symmetrical bis(5'-nucleosyl)-tetraphosphatase, whose amino-acid sequence MTTYAVGDLHGCLKPLKCLLSDVDFNPSRDVLWSVGDLINRGPDSLETLRFIKGLDNACIALLGNHDLHLLAASRDAAVLRKSDTLLPILKAPDREGLLASLFQLPLAHYDSRLDCLMTHAGVPPVWSVKQTLKRAAEVEAVLRDEARRGEFLDQMYGNEPARWKPSLTGMDRLRTITNYLTRMRFCKADGTLDLKSKESVDSAPKGFAPWFSHPRKDPQTQLVFGHWAALGGVSGVSGVHALDSGCVWGNSLTLMNLETGERHTCSCGDNHE is encoded by the coding sequence ATGACCACCTATGCCGTTGGCGACCTGCATGGTTGCCTGAAGCCACTCAAATGCCTGCTCAGCGACGTGGATTTCAATCCGTCGCGCGACGTGCTGTGGTCGGTCGGTGATCTGATCAATCGCGGGCCGGACTCGCTGGAGACGCTGCGCTTCATCAAGGGGCTCGACAATGCCTGTATAGCGCTGCTCGGCAATCACGACCTGCACCTGCTCGCTGCGTCGCGGGACGCTGCCGTACTGCGAAAATCCGATACGTTGCTGCCGATCCTGAAGGCGCCGGACCGGGAAGGGTTGCTGGCGAGTCTGTTCCAGCTGCCGCTGGCGCATTACGATTCGCGCCTCGACTGCCTGATGACCCATGCCGGCGTGCCGCCGGTCTGGTCCGTCAAGCAGACACTCAAGCGTGCGGCAGAAGTCGAAGCGGTCCTGCGCGACGAGGCCCGTCGCGGGGAGTTTCTCGACCAGATGTACGGGAATGAGCCGGCGCGCTGGAAGCCGTCGCTGACGGGTATGGACAGGTTGCGAACCATCACCAACTACCTGACCCGAATGCGCTTCTGCAAGGCTGACGGCACGCTCGACCTGAAGTCCAAGGAGTCCGTCGATTCGGCACCAAAAGGCTTTGCCCCCTGGTTCAGCCATCCGCGCAAGGACCCGCAGACCCAGCTGGTCTTCGGTCATTGGGCGGCGCTCGGCGGCGTGTCCGGGGTCTCGGGCGTACATGCTCTGGACAGCGGCTGCGTCTGGGGCAACAGCCTGACATTGATGAACCTGGAGACCGGTGAACGCCACACCTGCAGCTGCGGAGACAATCATGAGTGA
- a CDS encoding SpoVR family protein, protein MTRQPISTGSEWTFDLIREYDREIGRIARDVYGLDTYPNQIEVITAEQMMDAYASVGMPLGYHHWSYGKHFLHTEKNYKRGQMGLAYEIVINSDPCIAYLMEENTMTMQALVIAHACYGHNSFFKGNYLFRTWTDASAIIDYLVFAKQYIMQCEERHGIDAVEDLLDSCHALMNYGVDRYKRPYPISAAEERRRQREREEHMQRQVNDLWRTIPVMHSHESKHHEEARYPAEPQENLLYFIEKNAPLLESWQREVVRIVRKIAQYFYPQRQTQVMNEGWATFWHYTLLNHLYDEGKVTDGFMMEFLQSHTSVIYQPPFDSKWYSGINPYALGFAMMQDIRRICEQPTEEDRRWFPDIAGSDWLETIKFAMRTFKDESFILQFLSPKVIRDLKLFAVVDDDRRDHLEIAAIHDDEGYRAVRQHLAAQYNLGNREPNIQVWEVDRRGDRSLTLRHQRHEGKPLGESTAEMMKHLHRLWGFDIHLESVEGERVVDEVHIPPRPTREEGRLPRFDLNIPPI, encoded by the coding sequence ATGACACGCCAACCCATATCGACTGGCTCGGAGTGGACTTTCGATCTGATACGCGAGTATGACCGCGAGATCGGACGCATTGCGCGTGACGTCTACGGCCTGGACACCTATCCCAACCAGATAGAAGTGATCACCGCCGAGCAGATGATGGACGCCTACGCCTCGGTAGGCATGCCGCTGGGGTATCACCACTGGTCGTACGGCAAGCACTTCCTGCATACCGAAAAGAATTACAAGCGCGGACAGATGGGGCTGGCCTACGAGATCGTCATCAATTCCGATCCCTGCATTGCCTACCTCATGGAAGAGAACACCATGACCATGCAGGCGTTGGTGATTGCCCATGCCTGCTATGGCCATAACTCCTTCTTCAAGGGCAACTACCTGTTTCGTACCTGGACCGACGCCAGCGCCATCATCGACTACCTGGTGTTTGCCAAGCAGTACATCATGCAATGCGAGGAGCGCCATGGCATCGACGCCGTCGAGGATCTGCTCGATTCCTGCCATGCGCTGATGAACTACGGGGTGGATCGATACAAGCGCCCCTACCCCATCTCTGCCGCAGAGGAGCGCCGCCGGCAGCGCGAGCGCGAGGAACACATGCAGCGGCAGGTCAACGATCTGTGGCGGACGATTCCTGTCATGCATTCGCATGAGAGCAAACACCATGAAGAGGCACGCTACCCGGCCGAGCCCCAGGAGAACCTGCTGTACTTCATCGAGAAGAACGCCCCGCTGCTGGAATCCTGGCAGCGAGAAGTCGTGCGCATCGTGCGCAAGATTGCCCAGTATTTCTATCCGCAGCGTCAGACTCAGGTGATGAACGAGGGCTGGGCGACGTTCTGGCACTACACCCTGCTCAACCACCTGTACGATGAGGGCAAGGTGACCGATGGCTTCATGATGGAGTTTCTGCAATCCCATACCAGCGTGATCTATCAGCCGCCCTTCGACAGCAAGTGGTACAGCGGGATCAACCCCTACGCGCTGGGCTTCGCGATGATGCAGGACATTCGCAGGATCTGTGAACAGCCCACCGAGGAAGATCGCCGCTGGTTCCCGGACATCGCCGGCAGCGACTGGCTGGAAACCATCAAGTTCGCCATGCGCACCTTCAAGGATGAAAGCTTCATCCTGCAGTTTCTCTCGCCGAAGGTCATTCGGGACCTCAAGCTGTTTGCTGTCGTGGACGACGATCGCCGGGACCATCTGGAGATCGCCGCGATTCATGATGACGAAGGCTACCGCGCCGTACGTCAGCATCTGGCAGCGCAATACAATCTGGGCAACCGGGAACCTAACATCCAGGTGTGGGAGGTCGACCGCCGCGGCGATCGCTCGCTGACGCTTCGCCATCAACGGCATGAAGGCAAGCCGCTGGGGGAATCGACGGCGGAAATGATGAAACACCTGCACCGCCTGTGGGGCTTCGATATTCATCTGGAAAGCGTCGAGGGTGAACGGGTCGTAGACGAAGTGCATATACCACCCCGCCCCACGCGCGAAGAGGGACGCCTGCCCCGCTTCGACCTCAACATCCCGCCGATCTGA